Within Citromicrobium bathyomarinum, the genomic segment GCTGGCCAAGGCGAAGGAGATCGCCGCGACCATCGCCCGGCGCAACCCGGACGCAGTGCGCGCCGCCAAGCGGCTCCACAATCGGATGCACGACGAGACGGGCGAGGACATGCTGATGGCCGAAAGCGTCGAGCAGGCGAGCGTGATCCGCCAGCCCAACCAGATCGAGGCGGTGATGGCCGGGATGGCCAAGCGCGCGCCCAATTTCACGGATGCCGCCTGAGCCACCCACCTCCACCAAAACTCGGCCCCCTCCCCACGGGGAGGGGCGTAAATCCCTTCGGTTACGTGGGTGACACGTGTCACCCGAGTGTCACCCTGAGAATTAGTCGTTATCTCAAGGGCTTGGTGCGCGCTGGGTGACGCATTGCGGATTTTTGCTCCGCGCGAGCCTGGCGGGCGGCGTTTGCGAACGGGGACGACGACGATGGGAAAGAGCCGTCGCCACGATAGCCTGTGCGCTCGAAGTAGGAAAATGCCCGTCGCCGGGATGCGTAACCTGCTCCTCCCGCTCCCCACCGGGAGGCGAGTTCGCTAGCCAAACACCGCGGCCGCCTGCTGGCTCATCATCACCAGCCGCCCGTCAGCGTCCCACAGGCGCAGTCGCTCGCTCGAATAGCCGTGGTCGGCGTGGTCGCTCGCGGCTTCCGCGATCCACCAGCCGTCGCGCGTCTGCGCCAGCGGATCGAGCAGGTTGATCGCCCAGTTCATCGAGCTGACCGGGCCGGGGCGCTGCATCGCGCGCATTGCGCCCGGCGGCATGGTGTCGCCGATCAGGATCAGGCGGCTGGTCGGGTCGAGTTCGTCTCCACCTTTCAGGCGCAGCCAGCGGCGGACCACAGGACCGCCCTCGCCGCCGGAGGGGGCTGCGCGGCGCAGTTCGTAATTGTTCTGGATGAAGGCCGGGCCCTGGCCCTCCATCAGCCGTTCGGCCTCGTCGATCGGGATCGGGGCGGGGGCGATCGGCTCGGCGGGGTGGACGGCGTTCGCTTCGCGCGAAGCGCCGAACAGCCAGAAGGATGTCAGCGCGGGGCTGCCTTCCGCCAGCAGGTCGACGCGGATCTGCGTGACATTGCGGCCCTGGCGGATGATGCTTGCATGCGGGCTCACCTCGGCGCCGACCGGCGCGACGAACGCCACCTGGGCGGAGCGCAGCGGCGGCAAATCGGGAAAGGCGCGTATGGCGGCGGTGTATGCAATCAGCGCGCTCGCCCCGCCGTAGAGCGTGCGCCCCTGCATCCACTCGTCCGCGGGAAGGGTTACGGTCTCGCCGTTGCCGGCGATCGGTTCTAGCATGGCAGCGATTGTCATGGCGGCTTCCTTATACGAGGGGGCGGCGATGTGAAGACACCCGGCTGCGGCCATCGAAAGGGCCGGCGCGATATTAGAGACCGAAAGGCGATTGAACTGCTGCGATCATCCCGCTAGATGGCGCGCTTCGCGCCAAGCCCGTGAGCAGCGGGGCCCGATGGCGGAGTGGTTACGCAGAGGACTGCAAATCCTTGCACGCCGGTTCGATTCCGGCTCGGGCCTCCACGCGACACGAGGGTAGGACAAGGCCGCAATGGCCGATGCAGGGTGCGCCGATGACCAGTGCCGATTCCTCCGTTGCCGCCAGCCTGAACAGCGCGCGCAGGATCGTCGTCAAGGTCGGCTCCTCGCTCATGATCGATCCCGAAAGCCGCACCGCGCGGACCGCCTGGCTGGTGACGCTGGCGCAGGATATCGCCGCGCTGCGGGCGGGCGGGGCGCAGGTGATCGTGGTCAGCTCGGGCGCGGTGGCGCTCGGCTGGAAGCGGCTGGGGATCGAGCGTTCGCCGCAGCTCGATCGGCGGCAGGCTGCCGCTGCAGTCGGCCAAGGCCTGCTGATGAATGCG encodes:
- a CDS encoding thioesterase family protein: MTIAAMLEPIAGNGETVTLPADEWMQGRTLYGGASALIAYTAAIRAFPDLPPLRSAQVAFVAPVGAEVSPHASIIRQGRNVTQIRVDLLAEGSPALTSFWLFGASREANAVHPAEPIAPAPIPIDEAERLMEGQGPAFIQNNYELRRAAPSGGEGGPVVRRWLRLKGGDELDPTSRLILIGDTMPPGAMRAMQRPGPVSSMNWAINLLDPLAQTRDGWWIAEAASDHADHGYSSERLRLWDADGRLVMMSQQAAAVFG